The Candidatus Zymogenaceae bacterium sequence ATAGGAGCGGATTTCTTGGTTTTTCCCTTGTAAAATACCATGCGGATGATATAATAAAAAAACACGGCGCATAACTTTTTACTCGTTTATTTTATGTCATTACCCTAATGCCATGATTGTTTCCTGCAGCAGTTGCGGTACGAAGTTTAACCTGCCGGATGAAAAAATAAAACCGGAAGGTGTGAAGATCCGCTGCACGAAATGCTCGACTATTTTCAGCGTCCCTGGACCGGAATCGGCGCCCGCGGTTGATCAGGCTCCTCCTCAGCAGCCGGTCGACACCGGCGGACAGGATGAATTTGCCGGCGGCGAAGATATGGGGATGGATGTGGGGGGTGGTTCCGATTTTGACATGGACGATGACGTCACGGCGGGTGGCGAGGGGATGGACGACACCGCCGGTTTCGACGAAGGCCTGGATGACGGGATGGACGATGATTTTGGAGACGGTATAACGGATGACTCCGACGCCGGTTTCGGCGATGATCTGATGAATGATATCGACGCCGATATTGATTTCGGCTTGGATGACGGCGGCGCCGGTGTTCCCGGAGAAGGATCCGGCGGTTTGGATGACGACGGTCTGGCGATTGATGATGATTTGGGCATGGACGACGTCGGCGGGGGAGACAGCCTCCTCGATGATGATTTGGGCATGGACGACG is a genomic window containing:
- a CDS encoding zinc-ribbon domain-containing protein, which produces MIVSCSSCGTKFNLPDEKIKPEGVKIRCTKCSTIFSVPGPESAPAVDQAPPQQPVDTGGQDEFAGGEDMGMDVGGGSDFDMDDDVTAGGEGMDDTAGFDEGLDDGMDDDFGDGITDDSDAGFGDDLMNDIDADIDFGLDDGGAGVPGEGSGGLDDDGLAIDDDLGMDDVGGGDSLLDDDLGMDD